Below is a genomic region from Rosa chinensis cultivar Old Blush chromosome 5, RchiOBHm-V2, whole genome shotgun sequence.
TGTCTTTTAAATCAACTCTTGGTGATCTCCTATTTGGATAAATTTTTGCAGATGAACTTTGAAAGTTGACTTGAAAGCTGAATGGTTCATATCATAGAACTACACTTTTGAATGTAAGCAAACAAAAGAGAATTCAAATACATAAATCTcgaatgatttagaagtgtttttttttttttggctttgtcACTATCCTACCCTACTTATTGGTGGATGCTGGCGCCGGATTGGCTAGCTCAAATTTTAGTCAATGAGTCTGGTAGTTGAAAGTTTGTGAAATGGAGTGTGGCACTCTTTCCAACCGATTGTGATGAGTTTAATGAGATCACTATATACTCTTTGATGTagttttttgtttataaatgaatcattcttttgataaaaaaaaaaaaactcacaaaAGAGTAAATCAATAACCATAGTGAAAAGAGATTCAGCTCAATTGATACCGTGAGTCTAACTCTACATATTTTTCTAGTAAAAACCCTTTTCACTAGTCGACTCCTAAAGAGCATTCAAAAATGGTGGGCTAGCCTCAACTACAATCAAACTAACCAACCCTAAAGAACCACTGGAtttaagaaactgaaaataatcaGTCAATTTTGTAGTGGGATGATTCATAATGTTTTACCCATTCATGCAGGATTGCAGTGCTGCATTACTATATAGTTGCCAACAAAAACTAATGTCATCTTGTTTTATCTTTCCGATATGTGCGAAATTATCTCTCATACTTAAAGGATGGAGTTTTAGATATTGAAACCCATCACTATACTTTTTTAACTTTTCCACTTTAATAAGACTTGGCAATCATTGTCTGCATCTAATTAAAAACACGTACATGAACAACTGATAATCAAATCCCCAATTATTAATAGGGTTAGATGTATTATAATTAATTATAATACATCTAACCCTATTAATAATTGGGGATTTGATTATCAGTATTATAATACATCTAACCCTATTAATAATTGGGGATTTGATTATCAGTTGTTCAAGTACACGTTTTTAGAGTAACTCCAACAGTTTCTTTATATcttgatttttcttcattttaggaaaaaatttggttgttttgctctaacagattccctataattatccctaaaatagagatagtgatgagagagaaaacagaattcattatatttacagcaatctgtaaaattttagggaagaattatggaatctgtaaaatagagaatctgttggagttggagcagaattttttttggagattttaatttttgtttccctATAATAgggaaattatagggaagctgttggagataCTCTTATGAGTACCCAATTTGGGGTATCACAGAATAAATATAGATCATCTCCAAccctttagtcaaaagccaaagtcatttggaaaatttgacacccctagtgtcattactattcattcatattttgcatctccaaccccctttagtcaaaagtcatagccatttcataattttaattattttagataattatttaactacaatatgaatttatatatcatacataataatcttatataatatatcgtcgtttaaaatttttttagaaatttttattttattttttcaagtttttctcgTTTAAAACTACATTACTCTATTATTAGCCGTTGAATTTAATTCATCGCATTTTTCTGACTGTCAgattagaaattaagtaattatatatttattttttagtttttggtaTTAATTAATCTTGGCCTTCTATTTTGAATCGAATTCATGAGGAGTGAATCAGAGCCGCTCATTTTAAATAGTGGAAGGTGGGGCCCGGTCTTCTTTCCCTAAGCAATTTTGGCTTTCTACCTtcattccttagtcattttgactcaaggTATGGCTCAAAAGCCATTTTGACACTTTTTTgatttgggttggagatggtgaAAAAAAAGACTCTTagtcattttggcttttgactccattgttggagatgcccaCATTGCTTGTACACAAAAATCTAGAGCCATTTGGTAAACTCTCCCTGGTAAGCTAGTTAGAAAGTTGGTAATGGTAGATCCAATGGAGTTTATTTCTTTCTCCTATCAACTTGTTTAGTTTAACCAACTAGCCTAATTTAATGAATGCTTTCTTAAAAaagatgaaggaatttgtaaaACGAATtgctttatttgtctaaattaactatatcttaattttttttaaaaaaattggtCAAATAATATGTATACTTACAATGTactaactttttcttttaattgctAAACAAAAATATGAGACGTGATTTCTTAAACTATGTGGGATGTAAAAGTGAAATCTCAATAGAAGGTATAAAGTCTTGCAAATGTAATAGTGAAGACTTGAATGAGCATGACGCATTTATTTGATCAGCACCAAGATCCTTGCccatttcataattttcataGCTCACCTTCAGTGGAAATTTGGGCCAATCTATTAAGAAAAGCATAAGAAGAGGGAATGATAGCATTAATAAGCGCGTGATTTTTAGCATTTGCTAGGTATCGATGAAGTGTTTTTGGTAGAAACACTGAGAAAATTTAAGTTAGGGTAGTTGATGATGAGGTGGTACTTATCTAGACAGTCATACAAATGAAAATGATagggcaatatatatatatatatatatatatatatatatatatatatacacagtccGTCTCCGCTATGGACGTCCGTACCttttcttaggtacggatttccggttttcccccactttccggccacattttcacatcttaaccgttcagtttttaggtcataatgtatagatcacctctacaaattttcagccaatttggtgatcgttaaggcatccaaaactgcaatttaccattataaatacgaacggttccggttcaacagattcggtccgttcgtgtaaattgcaaatttggataccttaacgatcaccaaattggctgaaaatttgtagaggtgatctatacattaggatctaaaaactgaacggttaagatgtaaaaatgtggccggaaagtggtcgaaaacaggaaatccgtaccgaattttcagtacggacgtccgcacctaaGAAATatcatatatcatatatatatatatatatatatatatatgatatatacgGCTTCTTAAATTTCATCACCCACCACATGACCTATTTATGACCAGCTGGGTCTGTGTGACCCTAAACCAAGTCTTATTCAAAGCTTCAATGGCAAGAGCTCACATTTTGAGCAGCTGGGTCCAGAGGCACTTCAAATGTCTGATTATACCACGCCATGATTGATGGTATTGTTACTGGAATTGAAAATGCATGACCATGATTAGCAGTTACATATTTGTGGCTAAAACAACCAGAGCTTGTCAATCTATAGCCTTATTCATGATTCCAAGGTTCTTTTCCTCCAGCATTGTCTAGTTTACTTGATTCTTGTTACCTTTTGAAAGAAGGTGACAGAAGGAATACAACTaggctcttttttttctttttcttttttttcattttttggtaAAACATACACTAAACCGACTTTCTTGAATCAATTCCATAATGTTTCAAATATGAAACAACGCTATGATGAAACTTTGTTTAGAATGGTGTAATCAAAGATGATTTTCTAACACCTTTGAAGGACATAATCACCATGGTATTTTCTGTTAAGCTCACAACAACCATGTCTTTTTTTCCCGGGGGCTGTGATGTTAATATAGCTCATGGTTGAGCTCGGATGTTAATATAGCTCATGGTCGAGCTCGAATAGAAAGTATTGATCTATCTTCATAGGCAAAGATTAAGAAAAAGAGATAAGGAGACACAAGAACAAGCTACAAGACATAGTCATCGATATAAACATTCAAGCAGGAAATTCAAACTCGTACAACAAACTACAAAATGGGACAATTTCTTAGCGCCTTGGAGTAGAGAGACGTCAAAGATCTTGGTGCTTAGAACTAGGAGCCGAGCCGTATTGTACTCCCaaatccttgaggatttgaagCACACCTTGAAAGTCATTGCTGCCCAATTCAAGACAGTCCTTCAATAACTCGCCCTCCACTACCTCTCTTTGAACTGCCTTCACCACTTCTCTCAACGTTCCCTGCCCAAAACGGCACAATCAAACCCCAAATTTAATCGATTAGAAACTCAACACTAAAAAGGAATGTTACTTTCAAACAAATAGTATCGATCTGAATTTTAAATTAATCTAGAAGGAAACAAAATATGAAGTTGAGGctttaaataataattttaaaatAAAGATACCAATAGTTTTTTATTACATCTTTCTATATGTTAAATTATCAGAATTAAAGTATCGatattttaaatattatttattatatttttctaCACATCAAATTACTAAACTGTCTTTAATTTTTTAAGACACTATTATCTCGTAACATTTCACAACTTTTTACAACCCAAGAGTGCGGCTAAAATGTCATTTCCTATCATAATGTGAAAGTAAAAAAATACCATTTTTACTAAACATTTTAACTAAAAATTCAGAAGAACACTAAGTAATGGGTTAAAAAAGCAAAACGGTGCGTACCGACTGACTGAACACTCGGAGGAGCCTACGCAGCAGCGAAGTAGAGACCCTGAAGACATTTTGATAATTCTGACCGATCCACGCCGCTCGCTCGGAGTCCGATTCCTTCCGAGTCAACTCACCCAGCCACCTCATCAACTCGCCCGCCTCCGACGCGGCGCCGTACATCTCCGTGTACGGCAGCTCCCTCCACGAGTAGTTCTTGACGTAGTCCCACCCCGCCGACCACATGAACCCCCAGACGCCGAGGCCCAGCCCGCTCTCCATTTTCGCCGCGATGTTCCTGGCCCGGTCCGAACCGGCGTGGTCGCCGCGGGAGGCGCGGAGGTTGGCCACGCGCGTCATGAGCGAGTGGGCGAGGGAGAAGAGGGTCCGGTATTGGGAGTAGGGGAGGGATTGGGAGGGCGGCGGCGTGATCAGGAGGAGGAGGGTGAGGAAGAGAATTGCCGGCGACGGCGTCGTTTTGGCCATTGATCGTCGTTTTGAGAATTTGAGACTGTTGGAATCAGAAGTTGAAAGAGGAGGAAGGTCGGCGGGTCGTCGGGTACGATTTGAAGGGCGAGTTGTGGGCTCT
It encodes:
- the LOC112166186 gene encoding uncharacterized protein LOC112166186, which produces MAKTTPSPAILFLTLLLLITPPPSQSLPYSQYRTLFSLAHSLMTRVANLRASRGDHAGSDRARNIAAKMESGLGLGVWGFMWSAGWDYVKNYSWRELPYTEMYGAASEAGELMRWLGELTRKESDSERAAWIGQNYQNVFRVSTSLLRRLLRVFSQSGTLREVVKAVQREVVEGELLKDCLELGSNDFQGVLQILKDLGVQYGSAPSSKHQDL